One window of Ailuropoda melanoleuca isolate Jingjing chromosome 3, ASM200744v2, whole genome shotgun sequence genomic DNA carries:
- the LOC117801560 gene encoding translation initiation factor IF-2-like, which yields MCSLGLAGAFARRASLPEKPLASHAARLASQTRARPAGGCPKLSSSPAVPRGRAARGGLQFPECPAATGGAGECPQPIKGSPGAAGERQVEPGRGWARSQVPGTRPGARWLGGSKARAGRAVGRRPRGRDRAGAGTAAACAVPGAPAARSPGRT from the exons GGCTGGCTGGTGCCTTTGCCCGCCGGGCGTCCCTACCTGAAAA ACCTTTAGCGAGCCACGCGGCGCGGCTGGCCTCGCAGACCCGGGCCCGTCCCGCCGGGGGATGCCCTAAACTCTCTTCAAGCCCTGCGGTACCTCGCGGACGCGCGGCGCGCGGGGGACTACAGTTTCCAGAGTGCCCTGCGGCGACGGGCGGAGCCGGGGAGTGCCCGCAGCCAATTAAGGGGTCTCCCGGCGCTGCCGGGGAGCGGCAGGTGGAGCCGGGCCGTGGGTGGGCGCGGAGCCAGGTCCCGGGAACGCGTCCCGGGGCTCGCTGGCTGGGCGGGAGTAAGGCGCGAGCGGGGCGGGCAGTCGGGAGGCGGCCCCGAGGACGGGACCGAGCGGGGGCGGGGACCGCGGCCGCCTGCGCGGTTCCGGGTGCTCCCGCCGCGCGCAGCCCGGGGCGCACTTGA